From Vicinamibacterales bacterium, a single genomic window includes:
- a CDS encoding MBL fold metallo-hydrolase: MIVERRAAEPFYKNGFVLGCEDTREGVVIDPGDEVEALLAAAAHHRLSIVGILLTHAHLDHVTGVGAAKRALDVPVWLHRDDNFLYEQVVEQGRMFGLRVEPQPPVDRFYDGEGPLRFGRYRVRVLHTPGHCPGGVCLAVSRDGDSAATLFVGDTLFAGSIGRTDLPGGDAPTLLRSIRDVLFQFPDETVVWSGHGEATTIGREKRTNPFLISC, from the coding sequence GTGATCGTCGAACGCCGCGCCGCCGAGCCGTTCTACAAGAACGGGTTCGTCCTCGGCTGCGAGGACACGCGCGAAGGGGTCGTCATCGACCCGGGAGACGAAGTCGAGGCGCTCCTGGCCGCCGCGGCGCACCACCGGCTCTCGATCGTCGGCATCCTGCTCACGCACGCGCACCTCGATCACGTCACGGGCGTCGGCGCCGCGAAGCGCGCGCTCGACGTGCCCGTCTGGCTGCATCGCGACGACAACTTCCTCTACGAACAGGTGGTCGAGCAGGGGCGGATGTTCGGGCTTCGCGTCGAGCCGCAGCCTCCCGTCGATCGCTTCTATGACGGGGAGGGGCCGCTTCGCTTCGGACGCTACCGCGTGCGCGTCCTTCACACGCCGGGCCACTGTCCCGGCGGCGTCTGCCTCGCGGTCAGCCGGGACGGCGACAGCGCGGCGACGCTCTTCGTTGGCGACACGCTGTTCGCCGGATCGATCGGCCGGACGGATCTCCCCGGGGGAGACGCGCCGACGCTGCTCCGATCGATCCGGGACGTCCTGTTCCAGTTCCCCGACGAGACCGTCGTCTGGTCCGGGCACGGCGAGGCCACGACCATCGGCCGCGAGAAACGGACCAACCCGTTTCTGATCTCCTGCTAG
- a CDS encoding pyridoxal-phosphate dependent enzyme, with amino-acid sequence MVALDDIAAARTRIAGVVQTTPLRVSEWLSSPRAAVLLKIETVQPTASYKIRGAVNAAQRVRDTATGTAPAIVDGPRLVTASAGNHGKALAHAAKMLGLPLVVFIAADAPRAKIDAIRQAGAELRECADYDAAERAAKAHAATGGAVYISPYSHPDVIAGAGTIGLELLEQEPGLDAVVVPIGGGGLISGVGIALKALNPKVRVIGVEVEASCPFTKSLAAGRLVAVDVSPSLADGLTGNLDPDTITLDIVRDVVDEIAVVDEPLLRRALAGVVRHEHLLIEGAAAAGVAAVLGGKIQLRGKVAVILTGANIDVDRLLSVFTE; translated from the coding sequence GTGGTCGCGCTCGACGACATCGCCGCCGCGCGCACGCGGATCGCCGGCGTCGTGCAGACCACGCCGCTGCGCGTCTCGGAGTGGCTGTCCTCGCCCCGCGCCGCGGTTCTCCTGAAGATCGAGACCGTTCAGCCGACCGCGTCCTACAAAATCCGGGGAGCGGTGAACGCCGCACAGCGCGTCCGCGACACGGCCACGGGGACTGCGCCGGCGATCGTCGACGGGCCGCGGCTCGTGACCGCGTCCGCGGGAAACCACGGCAAGGCGCTCGCCCACGCGGCGAAGATGCTCGGCCTGCCGCTGGTCGTCTTCATTGCCGCCGACGCTCCCCGCGCCAAGATCGACGCGATCCGGCAGGCCGGGGCCGAGCTGCGCGAATGCGCCGATTACGACGCGGCGGAGCGCGCGGCCAAGGCTCATGCCGCAACCGGCGGCGCGGTGTACATCTCTCCGTACTCGCATCCGGACGTGATCGCCGGCGCCGGGACGATCGGGCTGGAACTGCTCGAGCAGGAGCCCGGGCTCGACGCGGTCGTGGTGCCGATCGGCGGCGGCGGATTGATCAGCGGCGTCGGCATCGCGCTCAAAGCGCTCAATCCGAAGGTCCGCGTGATCGGCGTCGAAGTCGAAGCGTCCTGTCCGTTCACGAAGAGCCTGGCGGCGGGACGTCTGGTCGCCGTCGACGTGAGCCCCTCGCTGGCCGACGGGCTGACCGGCAACCTCGATCCCGACACGATCACGCTCGACATCGTTCGAGACGTGGTCGACGAGATCGCCGTGGTGGACGAGCCGCTGCTGCGGCGCGCGCTCGCGGGCGTCGTGCGGCACGAGCACTTGCTGATCGAAGGGGCCGCGGCCGCGGGCGTGGCGGCGGTGCTGGGCGGGAAGATTCAGCTGCGCGGGAAGGTCGCGGTGATCCTCACCGGTGCAAACATCGACGTCGACCGCCTGCTCTCCGTGTTCACCGAGTAG
- a CDS encoding dihydrolipoamide acetyltransferase family protein, translating into MNVVMPQMGESIAEGTIVRWIKKVGDNVDRDEPLFEISTDKVDAEIPSPSAGVLTEIKVKEGETVPVNSVVAVIGSGSAADAAAAGSAPAAAAPATSELPEAAVGQPPAGGSSVQAGDPGLQAGDHHTPESAEDLRRQKSSPLVRKIAREHNVDIRQINGTGVSGRVTKNDILGYIASSPSPAAGGAAEGKAQRPSAGHIPAFKGGDKVEIVPMSIMRKKIAEHMVISARTSPHVYSVYEVDFHRLSRLREKKKGEYERNGAKLSFTALIAKAVVDAVRAFPVVNASIDGDNIVYKKDINLGIAVALEQGLIVPVIRNADEKNLLGLSRAIDDLAVRARSKKLNPEEVQGGTFTITNPGIFGAVYGLPLINQPQVAILGVGAIEKRAVVVSTPDGDAIAVHPTCHLSLGYDHRLIDGADAGRFLSYLKERLEKFDEAWM; encoded by the coding sequence ATGAACGTCGTCATGCCCCAGATGGGCGAATCGATCGCCGAGGGGACCATCGTCCGGTGGATCAAGAAAGTCGGCGACAACGTCGACCGCGACGAGCCGCTGTTCGAGATCTCGACCGACAAGGTGGACGCCGAGATTCCGTCGCCCAGCGCGGGCGTTCTCACCGAGATCAAGGTGAAGGAAGGGGAGACCGTCCCCGTCAATTCGGTGGTGGCGGTAATCGGTTCCGGCTCCGCTGCTGACGCAGCCGCGGCGGGATCGGCGCCGGCGGCGGCGGCGCCAGCGACGTCCGAACTTCCTGAAGCGGCGGTGGGACAACCGCCTGCAGGCGGCTCCAGCGTTCAGGCAGGAGATCCCGGCCTTCAGGCTGGAGACCACCACACGCCTGAGTCAGCCGAAGATCTGCGCCGGCAGAAGTCGTCGCCGCTCGTGCGCAAGATCGCGCGCGAGCACAATGTCGACATCCGCCAGATCAACGGCACCGGCGTCAGCGGGCGGGTCACCAAGAACGACATCCTCGGCTACATCGCCTCCTCCCCCTCCCCGGCGGCTGGCGGCGCTGCGGAGGGCAAGGCGCAGCGCCCGTCCGCCGGGCACATCCCGGCGTTCAAGGGAGGCGACAAGGTCGAGATCGTGCCGATGTCGATCATGCGCAAGAAGATCGCCGAGCACATGGTGATCAGCGCGCGCACGTCGCCGCACGTCTACTCGGTGTACGAGGTGGACTTCCATCGCCTGTCGCGGCTCCGCGAGAAGAAGAAGGGGGAGTACGAGCGCAACGGCGCCAAGCTGTCGTTCACCGCGCTGATCGCCAAGGCGGTCGTGGACGCGGTCCGCGCGTTTCCCGTGGTGAACGCCTCGATCGACGGCGACAACATCGTCTACAAGAAGGACATCAATCTCGGCATTGCCGTCGCCCTCGAACAGGGGCTGATCGTCCCGGTGATCCGCAACGCAGACGAGAAGAACCTGCTCGGGCTGAGCCGCGCGATCGACGATCTCGCGGTGCGGGCACGCTCGAAGAAGCTCAACCCCGAGGAAGTTCAGGGCGGGACGTTCACCATCACCAATCCGGGGATCTTCGGCGCCGTCTACGGCCTGCCGCTGATCAATCAGCCGCAGGTGGCGATCCTTGGCGTCGGCGCGATCGAGAAGCGCGCGGTGGTCGTCTCGACACCGGACGGCGACGCCATTGCGGTCCACCCGACGTGCCACCTGTCGCTCGGCTACGACCATCGCCTGATCGACGGCGCGGACGCGGGCCGTTTCCTCTCCTACCTGAAGGAACGTCTCGAGAAGTTCGACGAAGCGTGGATGTAG
- a CDS encoding Re/Si-specific NAD(P)(+) transhydrogenase subunit alpha, whose translation MRVGVPRETWAGENRVSLIPSAAAALKKSGLDVVVEQGAGAAAGFTDAAYEQAGASIAARDGVFSSGDILLQVRAVPAELTRLRRGQAVIGFADPLGAPDAIRALAETGVTAFSMELMPRITRAQSMDALSSMATIAGYKGVLMAADHLPRMFPMLMTAAGTLTAARVFIVGAGVAGLQAIATARRLGAKVEAYDVRPAVKEQVQSLGARFVEMALDTGDAEDRGGYAKAQDESFYRRQREMMLKVVSLSDVVITTALIPGKRAPILVTTEMVEGMAPGSVVVDLAAERGGNCELTRPDEVVVHKGVTVLGPSNPPSLVPNHASQMYAKNIVTFLTHLLGKDGAQRAALEIDPADEITRETLLTRDGEVVHARVKDLLATGARA comes from the coding sequence ATGAGAGTTGGTGTTCCGCGCGAAACGTGGGCCGGCGAGAACCGGGTATCGCTGATTCCGTCGGCGGCCGCGGCGCTGAAGAAATCGGGTCTGGACGTCGTGGTCGAGCAGGGCGCCGGTGCCGCCGCCGGGTTTACCGACGCGGCCTACGAGCAGGCGGGCGCGTCGATCGCCGCGCGCGACGGCGTGTTCTCGTCGGGCGACATTCTGCTGCAGGTGCGCGCCGTTCCGGCGGAGCTGACGCGCCTGCGCCGGGGACAGGCGGTGATCGGGTTTGCCGATCCGCTCGGCGCGCCGGACGCGATCCGCGCTCTGGCGGAGACCGGCGTCACGGCCTTCTCCATGGAGCTGATGCCGCGCATCACGCGCGCCCAGAGCATGGACGCGCTCTCGTCGATGGCGACGATCGCCGGCTACAAGGGCGTGCTGATGGCGGCGGATCATCTGCCGCGCATGTTCCCGATGCTGATGACCGCCGCCGGGACGCTGACCGCGGCGCGCGTCTTCATCGTCGGCGCCGGCGTCGCCGGCCTGCAGGCGATTGCGACCGCGCGCCGGCTCGGCGCGAAGGTGGAGGCCTACGACGTTCGTCCCGCGGTCAAGGAGCAGGTGCAGAGTCTCGGGGCGCGGTTCGTCGAGATGGCGCTCGACACCGGCGACGCCGAAGACCGCGGCGGCTACGCCAAGGCGCAGGACGAATCGTTCTACCGCCGTCAGCGCGAGATGATGCTGAAAGTGGTCTCGCTCAGCGACGTCGTCATCACCACGGCGTTGATCCCCGGAAAGCGCGCCCCGATTCTGGTCACCACCGAGATGGTGGAAGGGATGGCGCCCGGATCGGTGGTCGTCGACCTTGCCGCCGAGCGCGGCGGCAACTGCGAGCTGACCCGTCCCGACGAAGTCGTCGTCCACAAGGGGGTGACGGTGCTCGGACCGTCGAACCCGCCGTCGCTGGTGCCGAATCACGCCAGCCAGATGTACGCGAAGAACATCGTCACCTTCCTCACCCATCTGCTCGGCAAGGACGGCGCGCAGAGAGCGGCGCTCGAGATCGATCCGGCGGACGAGATTACCCGGGAGACGCTGCTGACGCGCGACGGCGAGGTCGTGCACGCGAGGGTGAAGGACCTGCTTGCAACGGGAGCGCGAGCGTAG
- a CDS encoding sigma-70 family RNA polymerase sigma factor: MRARDGSAVAELASLYGPRIQQLAFRYLKNWEDAEEVAQDVLLKVYRKIEAFRGDAALSSWIYRITFNTAMSRLRSIRPMRTVELQTPDFTGDSPEYAQAEPADWSALADDQVMRAQMRDRLVGALRHLPEVYRVPVLLRDIHGLSTEEASAILRVKPQTLKSRLHRGRLILRRHLDDFAGGLELHARESVN; encoded by the coding sequence ATGCGCGCCAGAGACGGCTCGGCCGTCGCGGAACTGGCGTCCCTCTACGGCCCGAGAATCCAGCAGCTTGCGTTCCGGTACCTGAAGAATTGGGAAGATGCCGAGGAGGTCGCACAGGACGTCCTGCTGAAGGTGTACCGGAAGATCGAAGCCTTCCGCGGCGACGCCGCCCTGTCGTCCTGGATCTATCGAATCACGTTCAACACCGCGATGTCGCGGCTGCGCTCGATCCGCCCGATGCGCACGGTCGAGCTGCAGACGCCGGACTTCACCGGTGACTCGCCCGAGTACGCCCAGGCGGAACCGGCCGACTGGAGCGCGCTGGCCGACGATCAGGTGATGCGCGCCCAGATGCGCGACCGGCTCGTCGGCGCCCTGCGCCATCTGCCGGAGGTGTATCGCGTCCCGGTCCTGCTGCGCGACATCCACGGGCTGTCGACCGAAGAAGCCAGCGCGATCCTGCGGGTGAAGCCGCAGACGCTGAAGTCGCGGCTGCACCGCGGCCGCCTCATTCTGCGCAGGCACCTCGACGATTTCGCGGGCGGGCTCGAGCTGCACGCCCGCGAGTCGGTCAACTAA
- a CDS encoding CDP-alcohol phosphatidyltransferase family protein, with amino-acid sequence MEFRMVREHNSVLAASEKRLLIRMAGRLPGWVNSDHLTFTGAAAMLGIGACFWAGGGALWLVIPLLALNWFGDSLDGTLARVRRHERPRYGYYVDHVLDAVGFACLFGGLMLGGRISLTLGLGFLAAYYLLVAEISMATHARGTFRMAFMKVGPTELRILLAAGTIQLMRSDVVTILGRQWLLFDAGAAVAIAGLLIAFAASAVRNGAALYREERLPAANG; translated from the coding sequence GTGGAATTCCGAATGGTCAGGGAGCACAACAGCGTGCTGGCGGCGTCCGAGAAGCGCCTGCTGATACGGATGGCGGGACGCCTGCCGGGCTGGGTGAACTCGGACCACCTGACCTTCACCGGGGCCGCGGCCATGCTCGGTATCGGCGCCTGCTTCTGGGCGGGCGGCGGAGCGCTCTGGCTGGTGATTCCGCTGCTCGCCCTGAACTGGTTCGGCGACAGCCTGGACGGCACCCTGGCGCGAGTGCGCCGCCACGAACGCCCGCGATACGGCTACTACGTCGACCACGTGCTGGATGCCGTCGGGTTCGCCTGCCTGTTCGGCGGGCTGATGCTCGGCGGCCGGATCAGCCTCACCCTCGGGCTCGGGTTCCTCGCCGCCTACTACCTGCTGGTCGCGGAGATCTCGATGGCGACCCACGCGCGCGGCACCTTCCGGATGGCGTTCATGAAGGTCGGCCCGACGGAGCTGCGCATCCTGCTCGCCGCCGGCACGATCCAGTTGATGCGGTCGGATGTCGTGACCATTCTCGGCCGGCAGTGGCTGCTGTTCGACGCCGGCGCCGCGGTCGCCATCGCCGGCCTGCTCATCGCCTTCGCCGCGTCCGCCGTCCGCAACGGCGCCGCGCTCTATCGCGAGGAACGACTGCCGGCGGCGAACGGCTGA
- a CDS encoding sigma-54 dependent transcriptional regulator, whose protein sequence is MPAPTMSRAMKTILICDDDQGMRDTLTAILKRDYRVLTVSSGEAALALLKNEDVDLILQDIRLPGISGFDVLRIVKENYSLIECIMISAINEVETAVQAMKHGAYHYITKDFDYDELRSLVRNACERQDLNRQVITLSAQVAEQSEREFLIGPSRQIRDIVDLVQRVAKLSATVLILGESGTGKELLARLLHKESGRGDAPFIAVNMSAIPHELVESTLFGHERGAFTGAVKQQLGKFELAAGGTLFLDEIGDLRFDLQAKLLRAIQEGEIERVGGTKPIRTDFRLVAATNIDLERAVKDGRFREDLYYRINVIPIRMPPLRDRIEDLPELARLFLDRYKGKFRKPVKGVADSALKILASYWWPGNIRELENLIERLVAVSDKEWITDEDLPLEYHFAKLDASSVASETRFQEACDTFERNFILRALEKSDWNVTATARYLGIPLSTLKHKMQRLDLRDLARKLRGA, encoded by the coding sequence ATGCCCGCACCCACCATGAGCCGCGCGATGAAGACGATCCTGATCTGCGACGACGATCAGGGCATGCGGGACACGCTGACGGCGATTCTCAAGCGCGACTACCGCGTGCTGACGGTCTCGAGCGGCGAGGCGGCGCTGGCGCTGCTGAAGAACGAGGACGTCGACCTGATCCTGCAGGACATCCGCCTGCCGGGCATCAGCGGCTTCGACGTGCTCCGCATCGTCAAGGAGAACTACAGCCTCATCGAGTGCATCATGATCTCGGCGATCAACGAGGTCGAGACCGCCGTGCAGGCGATGAAGCACGGGGCGTATCACTACATCACCAAGGACTTCGACTACGACGAGCTGCGCTCGCTGGTGCGCAACGCGTGCGAGCGGCAGGACCTGAACCGCCAGGTGATCACGCTCAGCGCGCAGGTCGCCGAGCAGAGCGAGCGCGAGTTCCTGATCGGCCCGTCGCGCCAGATCCGCGACATCGTCGATCTCGTGCAGCGGGTGGCCAAGCTGTCGGCGACGGTGCTGATTCTCGGCGAGAGCGGCACCGGCAAGGAGCTGCTGGCGCGGCTGCTGCACAAGGAGTCGGGGCGCGGCGACGCGCCGTTCATCGCCGTCAACATGTCGGCCATTCCCCATGAGCTGGTCGAGAGCACGCTGTTCGGCCACGAGCGCGGCGCGTTCACCGGCGCCGTGAAGCAGCAGCTCGGCAAGTTCGAGCTCGCGGCCGGCGGCACGCTGTTCCTCGACGAAATCGGCGACCTGCGCTTCGACCTCCAGGCGAAGCTGCTGCGGGCGATTCAGGAGGGGGAGATCGAGCGCGTCGGCGGAACCAAGCCGATCCGCACCGACTTCCGCCTGGTGGCGGCGACCAACATCGATCTCGAGCGGGCGGTGAAGGACGGCCGCTTCCGCGAAGACCTGTACTACCGGATCAACGTGATCCCGATCCGCATGCCGCCGCTCCGCGATCGCATCGAGGATCTGCCGGAGCTGGCGCGGCTGTTCCTCGATCGCTACAAGGGGAAGTTCCGCAAGCCGGTGAAAGGGGTCGCCGATTCAGCGCTGAAGATCCTGGCGTCGTACTGGTGGCCGGGGAACATCCGGGAGCTCGAGAACCTGATCGAGCGGCTCGTCGCGGTGAGCGACAAGGAATGGATCACGGACGAGGACCTGCCGCTGGAGTATCACTTCGCCAAGCTGGACGCCTCCAGCGTCGCCAGCGAGACGCGGTTCCAGGAAGCCTGCGACACGTTCGAGCGCAACTTCATCCTGCGCGCGCTGGAGAAGTCCGACTGGAACGTCACCGCCACGGCGCGGTACCTGGGGATCCCGCTGAGTACCTTGAAGCACAAGATGCAGCGGCTGGATCTGCGGGATCTGGCCCGGAAGCTGCGCGGGGCCTGA
- the lipB gene encoding lipoyl(octanoyl) transferase LipB: MDVVLKRLGLTGYERALDLQRELVEQRKRGEIPDQLLLLEHPDVITLGVKARNDRTHVLESEASLADKGVALFETGRGGDVTFHGPGQLVGYPIIDLKPDRCDVHRYVRDLEEVLIQAVAGFGIAARRVPGLTGIWVGPAEREAKLAAIGVRISRWVTSHGFALNVNTDLSRFGLIVPCGITDKGVTSMAQLLGRRVPMDEVAGAVEAAFSAVFAPITYSL, encoded by the coding sequence GTGGATGTAGTCCTGAAGCGGCTCGGACTCACCGGCTACGAGCGCGCGCTCGATCTGCAGCGCGAGCTGGTCGAGCAGCGGAAGCGCGGCGAGATCCCCGATCAACTGCTGCTGCTCGAACATCCCGACGTCATTACGCTCGGCGTCAAGGCGCGGAACGATCGCACGCACGTTCTCGAGAGCGAGGCGTCGCTCGCCGACAAGGGGGTCGCGCTATTCGAGACCGGCCGCGGCGGCGACGTCACTTTTCATGGTCCCGGGCAGCTCGTCGGCTATCCGATCATCGACCTCAAACCGGATCGCTGCGACGTGCACCGCTACGTCCGCGACCTCGAGGAGGTGCTGATCCAGGCCGTCGCGGGGTTCGGAATTGCGGCGCGGCGCGTGCCCGGCCTGACCGGAATCTGGGTCGGACCGGCGGAGCGGGAGGCGAAGCTCGCCGCGATCGGCGTGCGCATCTCCCGCTGGGTGACGAGCCACGGGTTCGCGCTGAACGTGAACACCGACCTTTCCCGCTTTGGCCTGATCGTCCCTTGCGGCATCACGGACAAGGGGGTCACGTCGATGGCGCAGCTCCTCGGCCGGCGGGTGCCAATGGATGAGGTAGCCGGCGCGGTTGAGGCGGCCTTCTCGGCCGTATTCGCCCCGATAACTTACTCATTGTAA
- the lpdA gene encoding dihydrolipoyl dehydrogenase — translation MANEYDVVVIGSGTGGYVAAIRAAQLGLKTAVVERAPVLGGTCLNWGCIPTKALLEHAHALKIAQDWKEWGLTIGQAAARQDPAQAIGIDMTQVHARKDKIVKGLTGGIEFLFKKNKIDWIKGSGRLAGRGQVEITEGDQQTLAARKEIVVATGSQPRSVPGIEIDRKRIITSDEAINMKTIPRSIVIMGSGAVGVEFASIFRRFGSDVTLIELLPRIVPVEDEAVSTELERSFKKQGIKVLTGTKVTGAKAGANGVDLEAQTPDGKSQKLSAEYLLVATGRGPVTGGLGAEEAGLRMDRGYIRVDPQYRTGVQGISAIGDVITFEQPGHPQLAHLSSAEGIALAERIAGREFRPINYEHVPGCTYCDPEIGSVGLTEAKAKERGFDVRVGTFKFSVLGRARMANETEGFVKIVAEKKYDEVLGVHMIGPRSTELVAEATLALRLECTVEELIRTIHAHPTMSEAVGEAAHATHGAAIHS, via the coding sequence ATGGCCAACGAGTACGACGTCGTCGTCATCGGCTCGGGCACCGGCGGCTACGTCGCCGCGATACGCGCCGCGCAGCTCGGACTGAAGACCGCCGTGGTCGAGCGCGCCCCCGTGCTCGGCGGCACCTGCCTCAACTGGGGCTGCATCCCGACGAAGGCGCTGCTCGAGCACGCGCACGCGCTGAAGATCGCGCAGGACTGGAAGGAGTGGGGGCTGACGATCGGGCAGGCCGCCGCCCGACAGGACCCGGCGCAGGCGATCGGCATCGACATGACCCAGGTCCACGCGCGGAAGGACAAGATCGTCAAGGGACTCACCGGCGGGATCGAGTTCCTGTTCAAGAAGAACAAGATCGACTGGATCAAAGGCTCGGGCCGGCTCGCCGGCAGGGGCCAGGTCGAGATCACCGAGGGGGACCAGCAGACGCTGGCGGCGCGCAAGGAGATCGTCGTCGCCACCGGGTCGCAGCCGCGCAGCGTGCCCGGCATCGAGATCGATCGCAAGCGCATCATCACCAGCGACGAAGCGATCAACATGAAGACGATCCCCAGGTCGATCGTCATCATGGGCAGCGGCGCGGTCGGCGTCGAGTTCGCGTCGATCTTCCGCCGCTTCGGCAGCGACGTCACGCTGATCGAGCTGCTGCCGCGGATCGTGCCGGTCGAAGACGAGGCGGTCTCCACCGAGCTGGAGCGCTCGTTCAAGAAGCAGGGGATCAAGGTGCTCACCGGCACCAAGGTGACCGGTGCGAAAGCCGGCGCGAACGGCGTCGATCTGGAGGCGCAGACGCCCGACGGCAAGTCGCAGAAGCTGAGCGCGGAGTATCTGCTGGTCGCCACCGGCCGCGGGCCGGTGACCGGCGGGCTCGGCGCGGAGGAGGCCGGGCTGCGGATGGACCGCGGCTACATCCGCGTCGACCCGCAGTACCGGACCGGCGTGCAGGGCATTTCCGCGATCGGCGACGTGATTACGTTCGAGCAGCCCGGCCATCCGCAGCTCGCGCACCTGTCGTCGGCGGAGGGGATCGCGCTGGCGGAGCGGATCGCCGGCCGCGAGTTCCGCCCGATCAACTACGAGCACGTACCGGGCTGCACCTACTGCGACCCGGAAATCGGCAGCGTCGGCCTGACGGAGGCGAAGGCGAAGGAGCGCGGCTTCGACGTCCGCGTCGGCACGTTCAAGTTCAGCGTGCTCGGCCGCGCCCGGATGGCCAACGAGACCGAGGGGTTCGTGAAGATCGTCGCCGAGAAGAAGTACGACGAAGTGCTCGGCGTTCACATGATCGGCCCGCGCTCCACCGAGCTGGTCGCCGAGGCCACGCTCGCGCTGCGCCTGGAGTGCACGGTCGAAGAGCTGATTCGCACCATTCACGCCCATCCGACGATGTCGGAGGCGGTGGGCGAGGCGGCGCATGCGACCCACGGGGCGGCGATCCACAGTTGA
- a CDS encoding serine/threonine-protein kinase, with amino-acid sequence MTLPARIAHYNVLERIGEGGIGEVYRARDTKVGRTVALKVVSPALAGDPARLTRLLDAASAAATLSHPNIATLWDVGEADGVHYLAYEFAAGRRLRDESAGVPMNPRRALDLAIQIADGVADGHAHGIIHGDLRPDTIVVTTKGSAKILDFGLAPWTNGGALRSRAARAADDLPAETVSVIGYLSPEQALGDTVDQRTDVFSLGTLTYELVTGRNPFAAATASDTIVNVIQGSIPPPSQANGAVPKDLDAVIARALTRDLGQRQQSAAALAAELRSVAAVLDVRSGDVQDERSALLPIDESPDRRASGLLAGALIAAAAAAGLVWWLLTR; translated from the coding sequence ATGACCCTGCCGGCACGCATCGCCCACTACAACGTCCTCGAGCGCATCGGCGAGGGGGGGATCGGCGAGGTCTATCGCGCGCGCGACACCAAGGTGGGGCGCACGGTGGCGCTCAAGGTCGTCTCACCGGCGCTGGCCGGAGATCCGGCGCGTCTCACCCGCCTGCTCGACGCCGCGTCCGCGGCCGCGACCCTCTCGCACCCGAACATCGCCACGTTATGGGACGTCGGCGAGGCCGACGGCGTGCACTACCTCGCCTACGAGTTCGCCGCCGGGCGACGCCTCCGCGACGAGTCCGCCGGCGTGCCGATGAACCCGAGACGCGCGCTGGATCTCGCCATCCAGATCGCCGACGGTGTGGCCGACGGCCACGCCCACGGCATCATCCACGGCGACCTTCGCCCCGACACGATCGTCGTCACCACCAAGGGCAGCGCGAAGATTCTCGATTTCGGGCTTGCGCCGTGGACCAACGGCGGCGCGCTGCGCAGCCGCGCGGCACGCGCCGCCGACGATCTGCCGGCGGAGACCGTCTCGGTGATCGGGTACCTGTCGCCGGAGCAGGCGCTCGGCGACACCGTCGATCAACGGACCGACGTCTTTTCGCTGGGGACGCTGACCTACGAGCTGGTGACCGGGCGCAACCCGTTTGCCGCGGCGACCGCGTCGGACACGATCGTGAACGTCATCCAGGGATCCATTCCGCCGCCGTCGCAGGCCAACGGCGCGGTCCCGAAAGATCTGGACGCGGTGATCGCTCGGGCGCTGACGCGGGATCTCGGCCAGCGTCAGCAGAGCGCCGCGGCGCTCGCCGCGGAGCTGCGCAGCGTCGCGGCCGTGCTCGACGTTCGAAGCGGCGACGTCCAGGACGAGCGGTCCGCGCTGCTTCCGATCGACGAATCGCCGGACCGCCGGGCATCGGGACTGCTTGCCGGCGCCCTGATTGCCGCGGCGGCCGCCGCCGGCCTCGTCTGGTGGCTCCTCACGCGATAA
- a CDS encoding SDR family oxidoreductase, which translates to MVGIVTGGSKGIGLAVARALLERGTQVAITGRNEKDLARAHERLGGGAGVLPIAADVRNPADAQRTVDETVARFGRLDILVNNAGVGRFAHVADMSIDTWREVVDTNLSGVFYCTRAALPEMRRAGGGYIVNISSLAGKNAFTGGAAYCASKAGLNAFSEALMQEVRYDNIRVSYVMPGSVATAFSHPDGVQPQGTDDWKLTADDVARVVVDLLSHEARSLASRVELRPSRPRKG; encoded by the coding sequence ATGGTTGGCATTGTCACTGGCGGATCGAAGGGAATCGGCCTGGCGGTCGCACGCGCGCTGCTCGAGCGCGGCACCCAGGTCGCGATCACGGGGCGGAACGAGAAGGATCTCGCACGCGCGCACGAACGGCTCGGCGGCGGCGCCGGCGTCCTGCCGATTGCCGCCGACGTGCGCAATCCGGCCGACGCGCAGCGCACGGTGGACGAGACGGTGGCGCGCTTCGGCCGTCTCGACATCCTGGTGAACAACGCCGGCGTCGGACGCTTCGCCCACGTCGCCGACATGTCCATCGACACCTGGCGGGAAGTGGTCGACACGAACCTGAGCGGTGTGTTCTACTGCACCCGCGCGGCGCTGCCCGAGATGCGCCGTGCCGGCGGCGGCTACATCGTCAACATCAGCAGCCTCGCCGGCAAGAACGCGTTCACCGGCGGCGCGGCGTACTGCGCGTCGAAGGCCGGGCTGAACGCGTTCAGCGAAGCGCTCATGCAGGAAGTCCGCTACGACAACATTCGCGTCAGCTACGTCATGCCCGGCTCGGTGGCGACGGCGTTCAGCCATCCCGATGGCGTCCAGCCGCAAGGCACGGACGACTGGAAGCTCACCGCCGATGACGTCGCCCGTGTGGTCGTCGATCTGCTGTCGCACGAGGCGCGCAGCCTCGCCAGCCGCGTGGAGTTGCGCCCCTCCCGCCCTCGCAAGGGCTGA